Proteins from one Neodiprion fabricii isolate iyNeoFabr1 chromosome 5, iyNeoFabr1.1, whole genome shotgun sequence genomic window:
- the LOC124183993 gene encoding ATP-binding cassette sub-family C member 4-like isoform X1, protein MHANNETRDRKNLEERSNIFSLLFFGWTFPIFREGARRNLKLEDLYDPLKSDASESLGDRLEKEWKKELMNANRNWSLVRNQRNHPRPRPSLMWTLIRILWAPYLVQGLLLFAQLMVLRVLQPILQGWIIDYFNQAEEQITQNDALLYSVYLVVVTLSVVFVTHHTDFRNRQTGMRARVACCSLIYRKVLRLDQNATNNAAGLIANLMSNDVARFDSLPAYFHFVWISPFQVVLIGYVMWQIVGPTSLVGIVVMMLQTIPLQGYLSTVSRKLRSKIAAKTDYRVQLMSELISGIQVVKMYAWEKPFELIVSKVRAVEMKLVGYTSYLRGIYLSITVFTEKTTLFLTLIVFVLNGNSLTANITFVLSTLFNVLQFTCAICLPKAVLMAGETAVSLERITDFLLLDESKSLETVDIPSVCGVQTVEEPTTSGHQTDNGIGIQMINVGANWIDSQIPPTLCHISLDLKNQSLCALVGSFGSGKSSLLHLILGELKLGAGSVSFYCIENGIRTTKNSHDIRISYAGQNPWVFLASIRENILFGQPYDESRYQEVTRVCALVEDFEQFPQGDLSCVGEKGASLSGGQRARINLARAIYRDADVYLLDDPLSAVDTGVARHLFEECIKGFLDQKTRILVTHQVQYLQQAHTVIVLDRGMVKCQGTYENLVQSQSQLLTSEQSKELDELGKIKKNIQVTPTATNSNYQLAEEFKTVENSRDIPEEEVMTGNMSSQVYWSYFLAGGNICSLIFIATIFVIGQVATTGIDYWVSYWSNQEAIRFTLQSKRFNTSNTSSHMNIDDNQPLLYSTSHSQWIDEFGLLHQDVAIYIYAGCIVSCIILVTLRHLLFMKMCVNASCNLHNSMFANILVTTMRFFNTNPSGRILNRFSKDMGAMDELLPNTMLEALQILTMMIGMFTIVAVVNPWMIIPIVIINGIFYVIRFYYLKTAQDIKRLEGIAKSPMFSHVTSTLDGLTTIRSRGTAVESMLRKEFDRLQDEHTRASYLTIAGASGFGLTLDICSVILIACVCFSFILMDDGNFLGGSVGLAISQSLAMSGVVQYGMWQTAEVISQMTSVERVLQYTNLPKEGPFTTEQPPSPTWPSDGGLIFKNVTMRYADNEPPVLKDLNVDIKPGWKVGIVGRTGAGKSSLVSALFRLHDGGTDGEIIIDGINTRSVGLHELRRGISIIPQEPILFSETLRYNLDPFGHYSDTELWHSLREVELENMTSSLDIPVAEGGANFSVGQRQLICLARAILKENKLLVLDEVTANIDPITDKLIQNTISRRFAECTVVTIAHRLNTVMNSDRVLVMGEGRILEYDHPHLLLKDRNGYFSQMLQQTGTTVADELAAISERNYNSQPNIRVREPSNEVITAASE, encoded by the exons ATGCATGCAAATAACGAGACACGCGACCGGAAGAATCTCGAGGAAAGATCGAATATATTCAGCTTGTTGTTTTTCGG GTGGACATTTCCGATTTTTCGCGAGGGAGCGAGGCGTAATTTGAAGTTAGAAGATTTGTACGATCCCTTGAAATCTGACGCATCCGAGAGCCTCGGCGATCGACTTGAAAA AGAGTGGAAAAAGGAGTTGATGAATGCAAACCGAAATTGGAGTCTGGTGAGAAATCAGAGGAATCATCCAAGGCCAAGACCAAGTTTGATGTGGACGTTGATTCGGATTCTTTGGGCACCATATTTGGTGCAAGGACTGCTCCTCTTCGCACAACTGATGGTACTGCGTGTTCTACAACCGATACTCCAGGGTTGGATAATCGACTACTTCAATCAGGCAGAAGAGCAGATAACACAAAACGATGCTCTCCTCTATTCTGTTTATCTGGTTGTTGTCACTCTCAGTGTTGTCTTCGTAACTCATCACACCGATTTTCGGAATCGGCAGACCGGAATGCGCGCAAGGGTTGCATGCTGCTCGTTAATATACAGAAAG GTTCTACGGTTAGATCAGAATGCGACGAACAATGCAGCGGGCTTGATAGCTAATTTGATGAGTAATGATGTCGCACGTTTCGATTCGTTACCGGCATATTTTCACTTCGTCTGGATCTCGCCATTCCAG GTCGTATTGATTGGATATGTAATGTGGCAAATCGTCGGTCCAACTTCGTTAGTAGGAATCGTCGTCATGATGTTACAGACCATTCCTCTTCAAGGGTACTTGAGTACCGTCAGCAGGAAGCTACGGTCGAAGATTGCGGCGAAGACGGATTACCGGGTACAACTGATGAGTGAACTGATTTCTGGAATACAG GTTGTCAAGATGTACGCGTGGGAAAAACCATTTGAGTTGATAGTATCGAAAGTTCGAGCGGTGGAGATGAAACTGGTCGGGTATACGTCGTACCTCAGGGGAATATATCTGAGTATTACGGTCTTCACGGAAAAAACCACTCTTTTCTTAACACTGATTGTATTCGTTCTTAATGGGAACTCGCTTACTGCAAATATTACATTCGTATTATCAACGCTATTCAATGTACTACAATTCACGTGTGCTATATGCTTACCCAAGGCAGTACTCATGGCTGGTGAAACTGCTGTATCTCTGGAGAGAATAACG GACTTTCTACTTTTGGACGAAAGTAAATCACTAGAAACAGTCGATATCCCATCGGTCTGCGGGGTGCAGACTGTGGAAGAACCCACGACATCGGGTCATCAAACCGATAATGGAATTGGAATCCAAATGATCAACGTTGGGGCAAACTGGATTGATAGTCAGATACCACCGACTTTGTGTCACATATCGctggatttaaaaaatcagtCACTCTGTGCTCTCGTGGGTTCGTTTGGTTCGGGAAAATCATCTCTGCTTCACCTGATATTAGGGGAGTTGAAACTGGGAGCTGGAAGCGTGTCGTTCTACTGTATTGAAAATGGTATCAGGACTACTAAAAATAGTCACGATATTCGTATTTCATATGCTGGCCAAAACCCTTGGGTTTTCCTTGCCTCCATACGCGAGAACATACTATTCGGCCAGCCGTATGACGAAAGTCGATACCAAGAG GTGACACGAGTTTGCGCTCTGGTCGAAGACTTCGAACAGTTTCCCCAAGGTGATTTGAGCTGTGTGGGAGAAAAAGGAGCGTCTTTGTCCGGGGGCCAGAGAGCCCGTATCAATTTGGCTAGAGCTATTTACAGAGATGCCGATGTCTACCTCCTGGATGATCCTCTCAGTGCTGTAGACACTGGCGTGGCTCGTCACTTGTTCGAAGAATGCATTAAGGGCTTCCTGGATCAAAAGACTCGAATACTCGTTACTCATCAAGTACAATATCTTCAGCAAGCTCACACTGTTATAGTTCTCGATCGG GGCATGGTGAAGTGCCAAGGGACATACGAAAATCTGGTCCAATCGCAATCCCAGTTGTTAACTTCTGAGCAGTCCAAAGAACTCGACGAAttaggaaaaattaaaaaaaatatccag GTGACGCCTACAGCTACGAATAGCAATTATCAGCTGGCGGAAGAGTTCAAAACCGTTGAAAACTCCAGAGATATCCCAGAAGAAGAGGTAATGACAGGAAATATGTCGAGTCAAGTATACTGGAGCTATTTCCTGGCGGGTGGTAATATCTGCTCGTTGATTTTTATCGCGACAATTTTTGTGATCGGTCAAGTGGCGACAACCGGGATCGATTACTGGGTATCGTACTGGAGTAACCAGGAGGCTATCAGATTCACGCTACAATCTAAAAGATTCAATACTTCTAATACAAGCAGTCACATGAATATTGACGATAATCAGCCACTGCTGTACTCGACATCCCATTCGCAGTGGATTGATGAATTCGGACTGCTGCATCAAGACGTGGCAATTTATATCTACGCCGGATGTATTGTCAGCTGTATTATCCTCGTTACACTACGCCACTTGCTCTTCATGAAGATGTGCGTCAATGCCAGCTGCAATCTACACAATTCCATGTTCGCCAACATTCTTGTAACTACTATGCGGTTCTTCAATACTAATCCATCTG GAAGGATTCTCAATAGATTCTCCAAGGACATGGGTGCGATGGATGAACTGCTGCCCAACACCATGCTGGAAGCACTTCAAATTTTGACTATGATGATAGGAATGTTTACGATAGTGGCTGTGGTTAACCCGTGGATGATCATCCCCATAGTTATCATCAATGGAATCTTCTACGTGATTCGGTTCTACTACCTTAAAACGGCGCAGGACATCAAACGACTCGAGGGGATCG CAAAGAGTCCCATGTTTTCACACGTCACTTCTACTTTGGATGGGCTAACGACAATACGAAGCCGAGGCACCGCAGTAGAATCAATGTTGCGAAAAGAATTTGATCGTCTTCAAGACGAACACACCAGGGCCTCGTACCTTACTATTGCAGGGGCCTCTGGTTTTGGGCTGACCCTCGATATTTGTTCAGTGATTTTGATTGCTTGCGTTTGCTTTTCATTCATCCTCATGGACGACG GAAACTTTCTCGGAGGATCTGTGGGACTTGCTATATCTCAATCTCTGGCGATGTCTGGAGTGGTTCAATATGGTATGTGGCAGACTGCTGAAGTAATCTCGCAGATGACATCGGTCGAAAGAGTATTACAATATACAAACTTGCCTAAGGAGGGACCGTTTACGACTGAGCAGCCTCCGTCACCCACTTGGCCTTCCGATGGTGGTTTGATCTTTAAGAACGTTACCATGAGATATGCCGATAATGAACCACCTGTCTTAAAG GACCTGAACGTGGATATAAAACCTGGTTGGAAGGTTGGCATAGTGGGAAGAACAGGTGCTGGTAAATCGTCGCTAGTTTCGGCATTGTTTCGATTACATGACGGAGGTACGGAcggtgaaataataatagatgGGATTAACACGAGGTCAGTGGGGCTGCACGAGCTACGTCGCGGCATCTCGATAATCCCTCAGGAGCCTATTTTATTCTCGGAAACTCTCCGCTATAACTTGGACCCCTTTGGACATTACTCAGACACCGAGCTTTGGCACAGCCTCCGTGAAGTGGAACTTGAAAATATGACTTCATCCTTGGACATTCCAGTTGCCGAAGGTGGAGCTAACTTCAGCGTTGGCCAACGTCAATTAATCTGCCTGGCCAGAGCCATCCTTAAGGAGAATAAGCTACTCGTGCTTGACGAAGTCACTGCTAACATTGATCCTAT CACTGACAAATTGATTCAGAACACCATAAGTCGAAGATTTGCAGAATGCACAGTTGTGACAATAGCGCATCGGTTGAACACGGTAATGAACAGTGACCGAGTTTTGGTTATGGGAGAAGGCCGAATCCTT GAGTACGATCATCCACATTTGCTGCTGAAAGATCGAAATGGTTACTTTTCGCAAATGCTTCAACAAACCGGAACAACAGTGGCAGATGAACTTGCGGCGATTTCCGAACGTAACTATAACAGTCAACCGAACATTAGAGTCCGGGAGCCATCAAACGAAGTCATCACCGCTGCCAGTGAATAA
- the LOC124183993 gene encoding ATP-binding cassette subfamily C member 4-like isoform X3: MHANNETRDRKNLEERSNIFSLLFFGWTFPIFREGARRNLKLEDLYDPLKSDASESLGDRLEKEWKKELMNANRNWSLVRNQRNHPRPRPSLMWTLIRILWAPYLVQGLLLFAQLMVLRVLQPILQGWIIDYFNQAEEQITQNDALLYSVYLVVVTLSVVFVTHHTDFRNRQTGMRARVACCSLIYRKVLRLDQNATNNAAGLIANLMSNDVARFDSLPAYFHFVWISPFQVVLIGYVMWQIVGPTSLVGIVVMMLQTIPLQGYLSTVSRKLRSKIAAKTDYRVQLMSELISGIQVVKMYAWEKPFELIVSKVRAVEMKLVGYTSYLRGIYLSITVFTEKTTLFLTLIVFVLNGNSLTANITFVLSTLFNVLQFTCAICLPKAVLMAGETAVSLERITDFLLLDESKSLETVDIPSVCGVQTVEEPTTSGHQTDNGIGIQMINVGANWIDSQIPPTLCHISLDLKNQSLCALVGSFGSGKSSLLHLILGELKLGAGSVSFYCIENGIRTTKNSHDIRISYAGQNPWVFLASIRENILFGQPYDESRYQEVTRVCALVEDFEQFPQGDLSCVGEKGASLSGGQRARINLARAIYRDADVYLLDDPLSAVDTGVARHLFEECIKGFLDQKTRILVTHQVQYLQQAHTVIVLDRGMVKCQGTYENLVQSQSQLLTSEQSKELDELGKIKKNIQVTPTATNSNYQLAEEFKTVENSRDIPEEEVMTGNMSSQVYWSYFLAGGNICSLIFIATIFVIGQVATTGIDYWVSYWSNQEAIRFTLQSKRFNTSNTSSHMNIDDNQPLLYSTSHSQWIDEFGLLHQDVAIYIYAGCIVSCIILVTLRHLLFMKMCVNASCNLHNSMFANILVTTMRFFNTNPSGRILNRFSKDMGAMDELLPNTMLEALQILTMMIGMFTIVAVVNPWMIIPIVIINGIFYVIRFYYLKTAQDIKRLEGIGNFLGGSVGLAISQSLAMSGVVQYGMWQTAEVISQMTSVERVLQYTNLPKEGPFTTEQPPSPTWPSDGGLIFKNVTMRYADNEPPVLKDLNVDIKPGWKVGIVGRTGAGKSSLVSALFRLHDGGTDGEIIIDGINTRSVGLHELRRGISIIPQEPILFSETLRYNLDPFGHYSDTELWHSLREVELENMTSSLDIPVAEGGANFSVGQRQLICLARAILKENKLLVLDEVTANIDPITDKLIQNTISRRFAECTVVTIAHRLNTVMNSDRVLVMGEGRILEYDHPHLLLKDRNGYFSQMLQQTGTTVADELAAISERNYNSQPNIRVREPSNEVITAASE; this comes from the exons ATGCATGCAAATAACGAGACACGCGACCGGAAGAATCTCGAGGAAAGATCGAATATATTCAGCTTGTTGTTTTTCGG GTGGACATTTCCGATTTTTCGCGAGGGAGCGAGGCGTAATTTGAAGTTAGAAGATTTGTACGATCCCTTGAAATCTGACGCATCCGAGAGCCTCGGCGATCGACTTGAAAA AGAGTGGAAAAAGGAGTTGATGAATGCAAACCGAAATTGGAGTCTGGTGAGAAATCAGAGGAATCATCCAAGGCCAAGACCAAGTTTGATGTGGACGTTGATTCGGATTCTTTGGGCACCATATTTGGTGCAAGGACTGCTCCTCTTCGCACAACTGATGGTACTGCGTGTTCTACAACCGATACTCCAGGGTTGGATAATCGACTACTTCAATCAGGCAGAAGAGCAGATAACACAAAACGATGCTCTCCTCTATTCTGTTTATCTGGTTGTTGTCACTCTCAGTGTTGTCTTCGTAACTCATCACACCGATTTTCGGAATCGGCAGACCGGAATGCGCGCAAGGGTTGCATGCTGCTCGTTAATATACAGAAAG GTTCTACGGTTAGATCAGAATGCGACGAACAATGCAGCGGGCTTGATAGCTAATTTGATGAGTAATGATGTCGCACGTTTCGATTCGTTACCGGCATATTTTCACTTCGTCTGGATCTCGCCATTCCAG GTCGTATTGATTGGATATGTAATGTGGCAAATCGTCGGTCCAACTTCGTTAGTAGGAATCGTCGTCATGATGTTACAGACCATTCCTCTTCAAGGGTACTTGAGTACCGTCAGCAGGAAGCTACGGTCGAAGATTGCGGCGAAGACGGATTACCGGGTACAACTGATGAGTGAACTGATTTCTGGAATACAG GTTGTCAAGATGTACGCGTGGGAAAAACCATTTGAGTTGATAGTATCGAAAGTTCGAGCGGTGGAGATGAAACTGGTCGGGTATACGTCGTACCTCAGGGGAATATATCTGAGTATTACGGTCTTCACGGAAAAAACCACTCTTTTCTTAACACTGATTGTATTCGTTCTTAATGGGAACTCGCTTACTGCAAATATTACATTCGTATTATCAACGCTATTCAATGTACTACAATTCACGTGTGCTATATGCTTACCCAAGGCAGTACTCATGGCTGGTGAAACTGCTGTATCTCTGGAGAGAATAACG GACTTTCTACTTTTGGACGAAAGTAAATCACTAGAAACAGTCGATATCCCATCGGTCTGCGGGGTGCAGACTGTGGAAGAACCCACGACATCGGGTCATCAAACCGATAATGGAATTGGAATCCAAATGATCAACGTTGGGGCAAACTGGATTGATAGTCAGATACCACCGACTTTGTGTCACATATCGctggatttaaaaaatcagtCACTCTGTGCTCTCGTGGGTTCGTTTGGTTCGGGAAAATCATCTCTGCTTCACCTGATATTAGGGGAGTTGAAACTGGGAGCTGGAAGCGTGTCGTTCTACTGTATTGAAAATGGTATCAGGACTACTAAAAATAGTCACGATATTCGTATTTCATATGCTGGCCAAAACCCTTGGGTTTTCCTTGCCTCCATACGCGAGAACATACTATTCGGCCAGCCGTATGACGAAAGTCGATACCAAGAG GTGACACGAGTTTGCGCTCTGGTCGAAGACTTCGAACAGTTTCCCCAAGGTGATTTGAGCTGTGTGGGAGAAAAAGGAGCGTCTTTGTCCGGGGGCCAGAGAGCCCGTATCAATTTGGCTAGAGCTATTTACAGAGATGCCGATGTCTACCTCCTGGATGATCCTCTCAGTGCTGTAGACACTGGCGTGGCTCGTCACTTGTTCGAAGAATGCATTAAGGGCTTCCTGGATCAAAAGACTCGAATACTCGTTACTCATCAAGTACAATATCTTCAGCAAGCTCACACTGTTATAGTTCTCGATCGG GGCATGGTGAAGTGCCAAGGGACATACGAAAATCTGGTCCAATCGCAATCCCAGTTGTTAACTTCTGAGCAGTCCAAAGAACTCGACGAAttaggaaaaattaaaaaaaatatccag GTGACGCCTACAGCTACGAATAGCAATTATCAGCTGGCGGAAGAGTTCAAAACCGTTGAAAACTCCAGAGATATCCCAGAAGAAGAGGTAATGACAGGAAATATGTCGAGTCAAGTATACTGGAGCTATTTCCTGGCGGGTGGTAATATCTGCTCGTTGATTTTTATCGCGACAATTTTTGTGATCGGTCAAGTGGCGACAACCGGGATCGATTACTGGGTATCGTACTGGAGTAACCAGGAGGCTATCAGATTCACGCTACAATCTAAAAGATTCAATACTTCTAATACAAGCAGTCACATGAATATTGACGATAATCAGCCACTGCTGTACTCGACATCCCATTCGCAGTGGATTGATGAATTCGGACTGCTGCATCAAGACGTGGCAATTTATATCTACGCCGGATGTATTGTCAGCTGTATTATCCTCGTTACACTACGCCACTTGCTCTTCATGAAGATGTGCGTCAATGCCAGCTGCAATCTACACAATTCCATGTTCGCCAACATTCTTGTAACTACTATGCGGTTCTTCAATACTAATCCATCTG GAAGGATTCTCAATAGATTCTCCAAGGACATGGGTGCGATGGATGAACTGCTGCCCAACACCATGCTGGAAGCACTTCAAATTTTGACTATGATGATAGGAATGTTTACGATAGTGGCTGTGGTTAACCCGTGGATGATCATCCCCATAGTTATCATCAATGGAATCTTCTACGTGATTCGGTTCTACTACCTTAAAACGGCGCAGGACATCAAACGACTCGAGGGGATCG GAAACTTTCTCGGAGGATCTGTGGGACTTGCTATATCTCAATCTCTGGCGATGTCTGGAGTGGTTCAATATGGTATGTGGCAGACTGCTGAAGTAATCTCGCAGATGACATCGGTCGAAAGAGTATTACAATATACAAACTTGCCTAAGGAGGGACCGTTTACGACTGAGCAGCCTCCGTCACCCACTTGGCCTTCCGATGGTGGTTTGATCTTTAAGAACGTTACCATGAGATATGCCGATAATGAACCACCTGTCTTAAAG GACCTGAACGTGGATATAAAACCTGGTTGGAAGGTTGGCATAGTGGGAAGAACAGGTGCTGGTAAATCGTCGCTAGTTTCGGCATTGTTTCGATTACATGACGGAGGTACGGAcggtgaaataataatagatgGGATTAACACGAGGTCAGTGGGGCTGCACGAGCTACGTCGCGGCATCTCGATAATCCCTCAGGAGCCTATTTTATTCTCGGAAACTCTCCGCTATAACTTGGACCCCTTTGGACATTACTCAGACACCGAGCTTTGGCACAGCCTCCGTGAAGTGGAACTTGAAAATATGACTTCATCCTTGGACATTCCAGTTGCCGAAGGTGGAGCTAACTTCAGCGTTGGCCAACGTCAATTAATCTGCCTGGCCAGAGCCATCCTTAAGGAGAATAAGCTACTCGTGCTTGACGAAGTCACTGCTAACATTGATCCTAT CACTGACAAATTGATTCAGAACACCATAAGTCGAAGATTTGCAGAATGCACAGTTGTGACAATAGCGCATCGGTTGAACACGGTAATGAACAGTGACCGAGTTTTGGTTATGGGAGAAGGCCGAATCCTT GAGTACGATCATCCACATTTGCTGCTGAAAGATCGAAATGGTTACTTTTCGCAAATGCTTCAACAAACCGGAACAACAGTGGCAGATGAACTTGCGGCGATTTCCGAACGTAACTATAACAGTCAACCGAACATTAGAGTCCGGGAGCCATCAAACGAAGTCATCACCGCTGCCAGTGAATAA